One stretch of Candidatus Baltobacteraceae bacterium DNA includes these proteins:
- a CDS encoding dihydrodipicolinate reductase C-terminal domain-containing protein — protein MTPVRVGVAGALGRMGRVTCAAVESSEDMELVARFSRGDDLQTFLAQKPDVVVDFTVYPISRQVAGEAIRAGARVVVGATGWPEADVISFRDAVENAKLGALIVPNFAIGAVLLMRLAEIAAPHFRGVEIIEMHHDQKKDKPSGTARLTAERIEFVAPALGKVPIHSIRLSGLVAHQSVLFGAPGQTLEIRHDSLARESFADGILLAIRDVMKRRGLRIGLDSVLFSEASP, from the coding sequence ATGACGCCCGTGCGCGTCGGCGTCGCCGGCGCGCTTGGCCGTATGGGCCGCGTGACCTGCGCGGCGGTCGAATCTTCCGAAGATATGGAGCTCGTTGCCCGATTCTCACGCGGTGATGATCTGCAGACGTTCCTTGCCCAAAAACCGGACGTGGTCGTCGACTTCACGGTCTATCCTATCTCTCGCCAGGTGGCCGGTGAAGCGATCCGAGCGGGGGCACGGGTGGTCGTCGGCGCAACCGGATGGCCCGAAGCAGACGTTATTTCTTTTCGAGACGCGGTGGAGAACGCGAAGCTCGGCGCGCTGATCGTCCCGAACTTTGCAATCGGCGCAGTGCTGCTGATGCGACTAGCCGAGATTGCCGCCCCGCACTTCCGCGGCGTTGAAATCATCGAGATGCATCACGACCAAAAGAAAGACAAGCCGAGCGGAACCGCGCGTCTTACGGCGGAGCGGATAGAGTTCGTTGCGCCCGCGCTAGGCAAAGTCCCCATTCATAGCATTCGGCTTTCGGGATTGGTCGCGCACCAAAGCGTCCTGTTCGGTGCTCCCGGTCAGACGCTGGAGATTCGTCACGATTCGCTGGCTCGCGAATCGTTTGCCGACGGCATTCTGCTTGCGATTCGCGACGTCATGAAGCGCCGCGGTCTGAGGATTGGTCTCGATTCCGTTCTTTTTAGCGAGGCATCCCCGTGA
- the dapA gene encoding 4-hydroxy-tetrahydrodipicolinate synthase — protein sequence MLGRLLTAMLTPFRLSGEVDYGEAARLADHLIEIGNEGLVVCGTTGESPALENDEKLQLFEVVKKKIGNRGSVIAGTGTYNTSHSVKLTREAAKCGVDGILAVVPYYNKPTQDGMLRHFGAIAESTELPVIVYNIPGRTNANMLPATLRTLQDRYPNIAGVKDSTSDIAQMTAILRDRRDGFMFYSGDDHMFLPTLAIGGDGLVGVASHLCAPQFKQMIEAFDAGDHARAARIHRELAPLFSALFATTSPIPVKWAMGELGWHVGTCRSPLGMMPDDLKPRLGGLLEAYRPAKAAAV from the coding sequence ATGCTTGGACGGCTCCTGACAGCGATGCTCACGCCCTTCCGCCTAAGCGGAGAGGTGGACTACGGTGAGGCTGCGCGGCTCGCCGACCATCTGATCGAAATCGGAAACGAGGGTCTGGTGGTTTGCGGAACGACGGGCGAATCGCCGGCGCTCGAAAACGATGAAAAACTCCAGCTCTTCGAGGTCGTCAAGAAGAAGATCGGCAATCGCGGTTCGGTTATTGCCGGGACCGGGACGTACAACACGAGTCATTCGGTTAAGCTGACGCGCGAAGCCGCGAAATGCGGCGTCGACGGCATTCTTGCGGTCGTCCCCTATTACAACAAGCCGACACAAGACGGAATGTTGAGGCATTTCGGCGCGATTGCGGAATCGACCGAGCTGCCGGTGATCGTCTACAACATCCCCGGCCGCACGAACGCGAACATGCTTCCTGCGACGTTACGTACGTTGCAAGACCGTTATCCGAACATCGCCGGCGTCAAAGATTCGACGTCTGACATCGCGCAAATGACAGCGATCTTGCGCGATCGCCGCGACGGCTTCATGTTCTACAGCGGTGACGACCACATGTTCTTGCCGACGCTTGCGATCGGCGGCGACGGGCTCGTCGGCGTCGCCTCTCATTTGTGTGCGCCGCAGTTCAAGCAGATGATCGAAGCCTTTGATGCCGGTGACCATGCTCGTGCTGCGCGGATCCATCGCGAGCTTGCGCCACTCTTCTCGGCCTTGTTTGCAACGACGAGCCCGATTCCGGTGAAGTGGGCGATGGGCGAGCTGGGCTGGCATGTCGGAACGTGCCGTTCGCCGCTCGGTATGATGCCCGACGATCTCAAGCCGCGTTTGGGCGGATTGCTGGAAGCATACCGTCCGGCAAAAGCCGCCGCGGTTTGA
- a CDS encoding aspartate-semialdehyde dehydrogenase yields MKLGLIGATGVVGGTVLRVLEERRVPIDELRAYASRDRDITVRFHDRDVRVYGATLERLKSDANDVVIFASSDDASAELAQALVNAGSLVVDNSSTFRMDPSCPLVIPEVNPGAIEPGHKIFPVGNCTAIVLCVALAPVTKAAGLRSVRVATYQAVSGAGRAGLETLEAEENGNKPNGTFAAPIFRNVVPQIGSFDAFGDSGEEKKVVAETRKILGLPNLHVAATTVRVPVRRAHSEAVFFETERAVTREELARAFDLADGVVYHADGIVTPIDIEDTDDVHVARLRPEADSLRDEGLPSTHFQMWIVGDQLRKGAATNGVQIIELLLEKGMLRARAQAS; encoded by the coding sequence GTGAAACTGGGACTTATCGGCGCGACTGGCGTCGTCGGTGGAACAGTTTTGCGCGTCCTCGAAGAGCGACGCGTTCCCATCGACGAGCTGCGCGCGTATGCGTCGCGCGACCGGGACATAACAGTTCGATTCCACGATCGTGACGTGCGCGTCTACGGCGCCACGCTCGAGCGGCTCAAGTCCGACGCCAACGACGTCGTCATCTTCGCGAGCAGCGATGACGCCAGCGCCGAGCTTGCGCAGGCGTTGGTGAACGCGGGTTCGCTGGTCGTCGACAACTCGTCGACCTTCCGAATGGATCCGAGCTGCCCGCTCGTGATTCCGGAAGTCAATCCGGGCGCGATCGAGCCCGGGCACAAGATCTTCCCGGTCGGCAACTGCACTGCGATCGTCCTTTGTGTCGCCTTGGCGCCGGTTACGAAAGCCGCGGGCCTGCGCAGCGTTCGCGTCGCGACATACCAGGCAGTCAGCGGCGCGGGACGCGCGGGACTCGAGACGCTCGAAGCCGAGGAGAACGGCAACAAGCCGAACGGCACGTTTGCGGCGCCGATCTTCCGCAACGTCGTTCCGCAAATCGGTTCCTTCGACGCCTTCGGCGACTCGGGCGAAGAAAAGAAAGTCGTTGCGGAGACACGCAAGATACTCGGGCTTCCGAACTTGCACGTCGCGGCGACGACGGTGCGCGTTCCGGTGCGGCGCGCTCATAGCGAGGCTGTTTTCTTCGAGACGGAACGTGCGGTCACGCGCGAAGAGTTGGCGCGCGCGTTCGATCTGGCCGACGGCGTCGTCTATCACGCGGATGGTATCGTGACGCCGATCGACATCGAAGACACCGATGACGTCCATGTTGCGCGCTTGCGTCCCGAGGCTGACTCGCTTCGCGACGAAGGCCTTCCCTCGACACACTTCCAGATGTGGATCGTCGGCGATCAGCTCCGCAAGGGGGCAGCCACGAACGGCGTGCAGATCATCGAGCTGTTGCTCGAAAAGGGCATGCTGCGCGCGCGAGCCCAAGCGTCATGA
- a CDS encoding WecB/TagA/CpsF family glycosyltransferase yields the protein MTSIEILGCRVDAVGREAAIERVVALAHGTTPSIVVTLGTEMVMEAQHNLQFRAVIDGAALVVCDTIGLLLASRLRGGPLRERVTGVDLVQLLASRSHREKLRMFLLGGRAETSERASASLVANGAMVAGSHHGYFTSGDDASGDDASIVAQIRASGANVLLVGLGSPKQELWLAQHLAATGCSVGIGIGGTLDVLAGSVERAPEIWQKLGLEWCYRLVREPWRWRRQLALPAFFILALREAAQLCVSRGKTTG from the coding sequence TTGACATCGATCGAAATCCTCGGCTGTCGCGTCGACGCTGTCGGACGCGAGGCCGCAATTGAACGCGTCGTCGCGCTCGCGCATGGCACGACTCCTTCGATCGTCGTAACGCTCGGGACCGAGATGGTGATGGAAGCGCAGCACAATCTGCAATTTCGCGCCGTCATCGACGGAGCCGCGCTGGTCGTGTGCGATACGATTGGCTTGCTGCTTGCATCGCGTTTACGCGGAGGACCGCTGCGCGAACGCGTGACCGGCGTCGACCTCGTGCAGTTACTCGCGTCGCGTTCGCATCGCGAGAAGCTTCGCATGTTCTTGCTGGGCGGGCGCGCCGAAACCTCAGAACGCGCGTCGGCGTCGCTGGTTGCGAACGGCGCAATGGTCGCGGGCTCGCATCACGGTTACTTTACGAGCGGCGATGATGCTTCAGGCGATGATGCTTCAATCGTTGCGCAGATACGGGCCAGCGGCGCGAACGTGCTGCTCGTTGGACTCGGATCACCCAAGCAAGAACTCTGGCTTGCGCAGCACTTGGCGGCGACCGGTTGCAGCGTCGGAATCGGCATCGGCGGGACGCTCGACGTCCTAGCCGGAAGCGTTGAACGAGCGCCGGAAATCTGGCAAAAGCTGGGACTTGAGTGGTGTTACCGCTTGGTCCGTGAGCCGTGGCGCTGGCGCCGGCAATTGGCGCTGCCTGCATTCTTCATACTAGCGCTGCGCGAAGCGGCGCAACTCTGCGTATCGAGGGGTAAGACAACCGGGTGA
- a CDS encoding aspartate kinase has product MNNPRVIVLKFGGSSLSTAELREIAASRVLEARTRGFSPVVICSALGRAPDPYATDTLLSLLGPARSSPNRDLMLAVGELISCAIFAELLTSWGAEAQAMTGEQAGILTDNSWCDANIKRVDPRNLVRAIVNNVIPVVAGFQGADENNAITTLGRGGSDLSAISVGEALGADSVEIYTDVSGVMSGDPRRIAGAHTVDRVNWSEMVELAGNGAKVMHAKAATLAQRGNTPYVIKGLRSNFGTAIDEGVALDRDRPVTGVTALRDIAFVRIIAGEEDVSKRAELDKQLLHRIAERGISIDMINVNAAGVFFVCDHENIENVRDELRDLNLAVRIRPHCAKISIVGAGMRGTPGVMYRVVRSVSDAGVEIIHSTDSNITISVLVPEEDAQRAEQALHDAFHLGRRSAEEPVRG; this is encoded by the coding sequence ATGAACAATCCGCGCGTCATCGTTCTGAAGTTCGGCGGGTCGTCGCTCTCGACAGCGGAGCTGCGCGAGATCGCGGCATCGCGCGTCCTCGAAGCACGCACGCGGGGATTTTCGCCGGTCGTGATCTGCTCGGCTTTGGGACGCGCCCCCGATCCGTACGCCACCGACACGCTGCTCTCGCTCCTCGGTCCCGCGCGCAGCAGCCCCAATCGCGATTTGATGCTCGCCGTCGGCGAGCTGATTTCGTGCGCAATCTTCGCCGAGCTGTTGACATCGTGGGGCGCGGAAGCCCAGGCGATGACGGGCGAACAAGCCGGCATTCTGACCGATAACAGCTGGTGCGACGCGAACATCAAGCGCGTCGATCCGCGCAATCTCGTCCGTGCCATCGTCAATAACGTCATCCCGGTCGTCGCCGGATTCCAAGGCGCCGACGAAAACAATGCGATCACGACGCTCGGCCGCGGCGGCAGCGATCTTTCGGCGATTTCCGTCGGTGAAGCGCTCGGTGCCGACAGCGTCGAGATTTACACCGACGTCTCGGGCGTGATGTCGGGCGATCCCCGCCGCATCGCGGGCGCGCATACGGTCGATCGCGTTAACTGGTCGGAGATGGTCGAGCTGGCCGGTAACGGCGCAAAAGTCATGCACGCGAAAGCGGCGACGCTCGCACAGCGCGGCAACACGCCGTACGTCATCAAGGGACTGCGCTCGAACTTCGGGACGGCGATCGACGAAGGCGTGGCGCTTGACCGCGATCGCCCGGTCACGGGCGTGACGGCGCTACGCGACATCGCGTTCGTGCGGATCATCGCCGGTGAAGAAGACGTTTCCAAGCGTGCGGAGCTCGACAAGCAACTGCTGCACCGTATCGCCGAGCGCGGTATCTCGATCGATATGATCAACGTCAACGCGGCCGGCGTGTTCTTCGTGTGCGATCACGAAAATATTGAGAACGTGCGGGATGAGCTGCGCGATTTGAACTTGGCCGTGCGCATCCGGCCGCATTGCGCGAAGATCTCGATTGTCGGTGCGGGCATGCGTGGAACGCCGGGTGTCATGTACCGCGTCGTGCGCTCCGTCTCGGACGCCGGCGTCGAAATCATTCACTCGACCGACTCGAATATCACCATTTCGGTGCTCGTACCGGAGGAGGACGCCCAGCGGGCGGAACAGGCTCTCCACGATGCCTTCCATCTCGGCCGGAGAAGTGCCGAAGAACCGGTTCGGGGCTAG